TGTCAGCATGGGAACGGGTACGGCTTTTGTGCGTGCCGGACAAAACGGTATTAAACACATCGGCGGTTCCGGTGTCGGCGGAGGAACAGTGTTAGGCCTTTGCGGTAAATTGTGTGGGGCATCTTCCTTCAAAACCGTAGTGGAATTGGCTGAAACGGGGTCTCTAAAAAAAGTAGATTTGAACATTGAAGATATCAGCAAAGGTGTTATCGCCACGCTCCCGCCCGACACGACGGCCTCCAACTTTGGTAAAATGGAAGACGGCTCCTCGTGCGAAGATTTAACCCTGGGCATTTTGAATATGGTTTTTCAAACCATCGGCATGATGGCGGTGTTTGCGTGCCGTAACGACGAAGTAAAAGATGTTATTTTAACCGGCACACTCACACAGGTTCCTTTTGCGGCGCAAGTCTTTGAAGCCTTGCATAAAATGCACGGCGTAAACTTTATTATTCCGCAAAATGCTATTTATGCCACCGCTACGGGGGCGGCATTATC
The DNA window shown above is from Elusimicrobium sp. and carries:
- the coaW gene encoding type II pantothenate kinase; this encodes MSVVIGIDVGGSTTKIVGYTSEGKLVSMLKVEAADPLTSAYGALGKFVNEKSLSLSDVKQIILTGVGSSLFQKEVYGIPTSAIDEFKAIGLGGLALSGKKEGLIVSMGTGTAFVRAGQNGIKHIGGSGVGGGTVLGLCGKLCGASSFKTVVELAETGSLKKVDLNIEDISKGVIATLPPDTTASNFGKMEDGSSCEDLTLGILNMVFQTIGMMAVFACRNDEVKDVILTGTLTQVPFAAQVFEALHKMHGVNFIIPQNAIYATATGAALSYLYPDGKN